The following are encoded together in the Mesoplodon densirostris isolate mMesDen1 chromosome 2, mMesDen1 primary haplotype, whole genome shotgun sequence genome:
- the AMIGO1 gene encoding amphoterin-induced protein 1: MQPQRDLRGLWLLLLSLFLLLFEEARAGRPLVSCPAACLCASNILSCSKQQLPNVPHSLPSYTALLDLSHNNLSRLRAEWTPTRLTHLHSLLLSHNQLNFISSEAFSPVPNLRYLDLSSNQLRTLDEFLFSELQALEVLLLYNNHIMAVDRCAFDDVVQLQKLYLSQNQISRFPLELVKEGAKLPKLTLLDLSSNKLKNLPLPDLQKLPAWIKNGLYLHNNPLHCDCELYQLFSHWQYRQLSSVMDFQEDLYCMSSKKLHNVFSLSFLNCSEYKERAWEAHLGDTLTIKCDTKQQGMTKVWVTPSNERVLDEVANSTVTVSKDGSLHFRRVQVEDGGVYTCYAVGEAFNETLSVELKVYNFTLHGHHDTLNTAYTTLVGCILSVVLVLIYLYLTPCRCWCRGVEKPSSHQGDSLSSSMLSTTPNHDPMAGGDKDDGFDQRVAFLEPAGPGQGQNGKLKPGNTLPVPEATGKGQRRMSDPESVSSVFSDTPIVV; the protein is encoded by the coding sequence ATGCAACCCCAGCGTGACCTGCGAGGCCTCTGGCTCCTGCTGCTGTCCTTGTTCCTGCTCCTCTTTGAGGAGGCCAGAGCTGGCCGTCCCTTGGTTAGCTGTCCAGCCGCCTGCCTGTGCGCCAGCAACATCCTCAGCTGCTCCAAGCAGCAGCTGCCCAACGTGCCCCACTCCTTGCCCAGCTACACGGCGCTCCTGGACCTCAGCCACAACAACCTGAGCCGCCTGCGGGCCGAGTGGACCCCCACGCGCCTGACCCACCTGCACTCCCTGCTGCTGAGCCACAACCAGCTGAACTTCATCTCCTCTGAGGCCTTTTCCCCAGTACCCAACCTGCGCTACCTGGACCTCTCCTCCAACCAGCTGCGTACCCTGGACGAGTTCCTGTTCAGTGAACTGCAGGCGCTGGAGGTGCTGCTGCTCTACAATAACCACATTATGGCAGTTGACCGCTGCGCCTTCGACGACGTGGTCCAGCTGCAGAAACTCTACTTGAGCCAGAACCAGATCTCCCGCTTCCCTCTGGAACTGGTCAAGGAAGGAGCCAAGCTACCGAAACTAACGCTCCTGGACCTCTCCTCCAACAAGCTAAAGAACTTACCATTGCCCGACCTGCAGAAGCTGCCCGCCTGGATCAAGAATGGGCTGTACCTGCACAACAACCCGCTGCACTGCGACTGTGAGCTCTACCAGCTCTTTTCCCACTGGCAATACCGGCAGCTGAGCTCCGTGATGGACTTTCAGGAGGACCTGTACTGCATGAGCTCCAAGAAGCTGCACAATGTCTTCAGTCTGAGTTTCCTCAATTGCAGCGAGTACAAGGAACGTGCCTGGGAGGCCCACCTGGGTGACACCTTGACCATCAAGTGTGACACCAAGCAGCAGGGGATGACCAAGGTGTGGGTGACACCAAGCAATGAACGGGTGCTAGATGAGGTGGCCAACAGCACAGTGACGGTGTCCAAGGATGGCAGTCTTCATTTCCGGCGGGTGCAGGTCGAGGATGGGGGTGTGTATACCTGCTATGCCGTGGGGGAGGCTTTCAATGAGACACTGTCTGTGGAGTTGAAAGTATACAATTTCACCTTGCACGGACACCATGACACCCTCAACACAGCCTATACCACCCTCGTGGGCTGTATCCTCAGTGTGGTCCTGGTCCTCATATACCTGTACCTCACCCCTTGCCGCTGCTGGTGCCGGGGTGTCGAGAAGCCTTCCAGCCATCAAGGAGACAGCCTCAGCTCTTCCATGCTTAGTACCACACCCAACCACGATCCTATGGCTGGTGGGGACAAGGATGATGGTTTTGACCAGCGGGTGGCCTTCCTGGAACCTGCTGGACCCGGGCAGGGTCAGAACGGCAAGCTCAAGCCAGGCAACACCCTGCCGGTGCCTGAGGCGACAGGCAAGGGCCAGCGGAGGATGTCAGATCCAGAATCAGTCAGCTCGGTCTTCTCTGATACGCCCATTGTGGTGTGA